From the genome of Pseudomonas sihuiensis:
GGTCAGAAAGTAGCGCGCGGCTTGCAGCTTGCCGCGGTAGAAGGCCTGCTCCTCAGCATTGTCCGTGCGGGCCAGGCCCTGCTCGGCGCGAATCGCCTGCTCCAGCCAGCGCCAGCCGATCACCATGTGACCGAACACCTTCAGATACAGCGCCGAGTTGGCCAGCGCCTGGTTGATCTTGCCGCTCATCAGATCGCCCAGTAGCGCCAGGGTCACCGCTTGCAGGCGAGCCAGCAATTGCTCCAGCGGCTGGCGCAGGGCAGTGAGCGATTCGTGCTCGCTGGCGCGCTGGCAGCAGTCGTTGATCAGCTTGAGCAGCTGCTTGAGCGCGGCGCCGCCGTTTTGCGAAACCTTGCGCCCGAGCAGATCGAGCGACTGGATACCGTGGGTACCTTCGTGGATCGGGTTGAGGCGGTTGTCGCGGTAGTACTGCTCCACCGGGTATTCGCGGGTATAGCCGTGGCCGCCGAGGATCTGGATGGCCAGCTCGTTGGCCTTGAGGCAGAACTCCGAGGGCCAGGATTTGACGATGGGCGTGAGCAGGTCGAGTAGCTCCAGCGCCTGCTGGCGCTGCTCCGCGGTTTCCAGGGTGTGGGTATCGTCGAACAGGCGTGCGGCATACAGGCCGAGGTCGAAGGCGCCCTCGACATAGGCTTTCTGCGTCAGCAGCATGCGCCGCACGTCGGCGTGCTCGACGATGGAAATCTGCGGGCTGCTCGGGTCCTTGCCGTCCGGCTGGCGGCCCTGCGGGCGGTTGCGCGCATAGTCCAGCGAGTAGAGGTAGCCGGCGTAGCCGAGCATGATCGCGCCCATGCCGACGCCGATGCGCGCCTCGTTCATCATCTGGAACATGTAGGACAGGCCGGCATGCGGCTTGCCCACCAGGTAGCCGACGCACTCGCCGTTGTCGCCGAAGTTGAGCGCAGTGGAGGTGGTGCCGCGCCAGCCCATCTTGTGGAACAGGCCGGCCAGGGTCACGTCGTTGCGCGCGCCTAGCGAGCCGTCGTCGTTGACGTGGAACTTGGGCACCAGGAGCAGGCTGATGCCCTTCACCCCGGGCGGTGCGTCCGGCAGCTTGGCCAGCACCATGTGCACGATGTTCTCGGAAATCGGCTGGTCGCCGCCGGAGATGAAGATCTTGTTGCCCTTGATGCGGTAGCTGCCATCGGCGTGTGGTTCGGCCTTGGTGCGAATGTCCGAGAGCGAAGAGCCGGCGTGCGGCTCGGTCAACGCCATGGTGCCGAAGAAGCGACCGTCAATGATCGGCTGCAGGTAGCGGTCTTTTTGCTCCTGGTTGCCGAAGGCCTCGATCAGGTTGGCCACGCCCATGGTCAGCATCGAATAGGAGCTGGTGGCGATGTTGGCCGACTGGAAGTGGGCGAAGCAGGCCTGCGACAGCAGGTTGGGCAGTTGCATGCCGCCGTGCTCGAAATCGCGGGTGGCGTTGAGAAAGCCGGCTTCGTGGAAGGCACGCAGGGCCGGTTCGACTTCCGGGATCAGCACCGCGGCGCCATCGACGTACTGCGG
Proteins encoded in this window:
- a CDS encoding acyl-CoA dehydrogenase, with translation MSETLLSSRNLAFELYEVLDAEALTQRPRFADHNRETFDAAISTARGIAEELFAPHNRKSDEHEPQYVDGAAVLIPEVEPALRAFHEAGFLNATRDFEHGGMQLPNLLSQACFAHFQSANIATSSYSMLTMGVANLIEAFGNQEQKDRYLQPIIDGRFFGTMALTEPHAGSSLSDIRTKAEPHADGSYRIKGNKIFISGGDQPISENIVHMVLAKLPDAPPGVKGISLLLVPKFHVNDDGSLGARNDVTLAGLFHKMGWRGTTSTALNFGDNGECVGYLVGKPHAGLSYMFQMMNEARIGVGMGAIMLGYAGYLYSLDYARNRPQGRQPDGKDPSSPQISIVEHADVRRMLLTQKAYVEGAFDLGLYAARLFDDTHTLETAEQRQQALELLDLLTPIVKSWPSEFCLKANELAIQILGGHGYTREYPVEQYYRDNRLNPIHEGTHGIQSLDLLGRKVSQNGGAALKQLLKLINDCCQRASEHESLTALRQPLEQLLARLQAVTLALLGDLMSGKINQALANSALYLKVFGHMVIGWRWLEQAIRAEQGLARTDNAEEQAFYRGKLQAARYFLTWEVPSCHHDLAILEARDDTCLGMQDTWF